CGTCTTGCTGAACAGAGTGCCCCTGACGGGCGAAGAAGGCGTCACGCGCCAGCATCAGCCCCATCAGGTTACTCTGGGTGCCACCGCTGGTGAACACACCCGCATCGCCAGCCTGATAACCGACCTGAGTACGCAGCCATTCAATCAGCTTCATCTCAATGATGGTGGCTGACGGGCTTTGGTCCCAGGAGTCCATGCTCTGGTTAGTCGCATTAATCAACACTTCAGCGGCCTGGCTGATCACCAGGCTCGGGCAATGTAAATGCGCGACGCACTGCGGGTGATGCACCGACAGGCTGTCTTTCAAAAAGTACTCAATCGCACGTTCAATGGCGGCCTGATTGCCCAGGCCGTTTGGATTGAAATCAAGCGTAATGCGCTCACGCAGCTCGGCAACGGATTTCCCCTGATACATCTCAGGCTGTTGCAGCCACTGCACGACAGCGGCGCTGCTTTGTGCAATCGCCTGCTGGTACGCTTCAGTGCTTTGCGCTGAAGCCGCCAGAATCGGGTTTAACTCGGACATCGCGGTCATTCACTCCACTCAGACAGGTTTGACGCCAGCCGCTAACAGGGCCTGTTCAAATTTATCCAGGAAAATACCCAGTTCATCATTGGTGATCAGCAGGGATGGCAGCAGGCGCAGAACGCAACCGTTGCGGCCACCGCGTTCGAGGATCAGACCCGCTTCGAAGCATTTTTTCTGCAACAGCGCGGAAAGATCGCCGTCAGCCGGGTAGCAACCCATATGATCCTGCGCTTCGTTTGGTTTCACGATCTCGATACCAATCATTAAGCCCAGACCGCGCACGTTACCGATGACCGGGTAACGTTTCTGCATATCAGCCAGTTTGCCTTTCAGCCACTCGCCCTGTGCCGCCACTTTCTCGGCAATCTTCTCTTCTTTGAGAATTTTCAGCGTGGTCAGGCCGGTCGCCATCGCCAGCTGGTTGCCGCGGAATGTACCGGTATGATGACCCGGAGACCAGGCGTCGAATTGTTTTTTGATACCCAGAACGGCCAGTGGCAAACCGCCGCCGACAGCTTTAGACATCACAATGATATCTGGCTCAATGCCTGCGTGTTCGAAGGCGAACTGTTTGCCGGTACGGCAGAAACCAGCCTGAACTTCGTCGAGGATCAGCAGAATGCCATGTTCCTGAGTCACTTTACGGATACGCTGCAACCACTCGGCAGGTGCCGGGTTCACGCCACCTTCACCCTGAACGGCTTCCAGAATGACCGCCGCAGGCTTACGCACGCCGCTTTCAACGTCGTTGATCAGGTTATCAAAGTAATACGTTAATGCTTTAACGCCCGCGTCACCGCCAATGCCCAGCGGGCAACGGTATTGGTGCGGGTAAGGCATAAACTGCACTTCAGGCATCATGCCGTTAACAGCTTCTTTCGGTGACAGGTTACCTGTGACCGCCAGCGCGCCATGGGTCATGCCGTGATAGCCGCCGGAGAAGCTGATCACGCCGGAACGGCCGGTGTACTTTTTGGCCAGTTTCAACGCAGCTTCCACCGCATCGGCGCCAGATGGGCCGGTGAACTGGAGGCAATACTCTTTGCCCTGTTGCGGCAATAAAGAAAGCAGATATTCAGAGAACTGGTCTTTCAACGGCGTTGTCAGATCCAGTGTATGTAACGGCAAGCCGCTGGTAATGACAGTTTGGATGCTTTGCAGCACGTCAGGATGGTTATGTCCAAGGGCTAACGTTCCTGCGCCCGCCAGGCAGTCAAGATATTGATTATCTTCAACATCTGTGATCCACACGCCGTTTGCTTTAGCAATCGCTAACGGCAATTTACGTGGATAGCTCCTGACGTTCGATTCAAATTCAGCTTGTCTCGCCAAATAGGTTTCATTGTTTCCATGTAATGAATTCGCACCTAAATTATCAATACGGACTTTATCCGTCATCATATCTCTCCTACAACCGAGTGTTATCGCTAACGACTAAGTTGAATAAATGAATTAAAAAGGTAACTACCGTGAAAAAACGCGGCCAATATATGGCTTTTTTGCCCCCGGCTCAATAATTTATTTTGTATAGAATTGTTTATTCTTTTGCATACGAATCAATAAGATGCTGATTTTATGACCGATAATGCTGTCATGGCACGCTTATAGGGGCATTACTAAGGCACAAAATTGCGCTTAAAGGTGCGCGCAGAGGGGCTAAACGAGGGAAATGTGAGGGTGCCACCGGGGGAGGATTGATGGCATTTTGTGGCCAAAAAAGGATCAATGATGAGTGGTCAAACCCTTTATCGTAGTGAGGCTTATCAACCCATCCTCAGCCACCGATCTTCTGATACATAACACACTGATATTTATAAAATCCTAATGCTCATCGGCTAATTTCATTATTTCTATCCAATGTTGTAATTCATTACGAGACATAAATGCAGGAACTTCTGGTTCTAAGGCACTCCTGCCTGACACAATATAAACCAGACAGGGAAACGAATCCGGCATACCCAATTCAAGCTCTCTTTCCGATTCAAGATAATCCAGCGTATCCCATTCACTTTTTATTTTAATAAAGTCATTCATCATCCACTCCCTGAAATCAGATTTATTTCGTAGCAGTTTCATGAGCATGCTCCTTAAATTATATTCTTTACGGGTTTTGTCAATAGCAAAGTGATGAATTACTAACTGCCTGAGGTAATTACACTTTATAGCATGGGAAATGGAGCATGTAATAATAGTCATAAAGTACAATAATGGTACTTTTTAACCGCTGACCTCACAACGAAAAGAATCTATAATTACCAGAAGGGATTAGTTCATTAGATTAACCAGATAAAAATGAAACGTTCATCTCAATATACATACATTTAAAAAATTATGTATTCACAGGCAATTGTACCTTTTGCATTACTTTAAATATCACCTAAATCCAACCAGCGAGGATGTATTTACCGCTGTGTGATAAAACACTTAATTGAGGTTAGTCTTCATTATTCCGGGTCTTTGCAAGGGAATTATCCGACCCTGTTGACTTTTCGCAGATTATCCCACTCCGTTACCGGCGGAGGGTTCATTGAAGTAAAAAATGATCAGGGCATTATCTGTTACCTTATACGAGAAATTGAAAATTACGCATACCTTACCCCTGAGGCTAAGGCTTGAAGATATATGTTTTATGATTTTTAGGTGAGCCAATGAAATCTGTCAATGAGCCCGTCAAAAATGAAGCTGCAATCATTAAATTAATAAACATTTTTAAGCAGGACGCTAAAGATGTGGATATTGAACCTGAGGGCAAAGACTTTGAATTCGTGGAAAATGACGAGTTACTCGTCTTGTTGCTGTTTGAGGGGAAGATTGATATCTATAAATCCTCTGACAATTTACTCTATGCCTCTGCACTGGCGCCATTCATCTTAGGCATTGAGGGATCTCTTTACCGATATAATTACTACCGTTTCCGATTACATCACCATTGTGTTGTAAAAACACTGCCATTAAATCAATGTATAGAGTTGATCAGCACACATAATTTGATAAAAACAGTTCTCGACTACCAGGCTTATCTCAATGATTATACTGCCAGCAGAATTGAGCTATTAGTCAATAGAACTGCCTATGAAATAGTTCGCGGATTATTGTATGAGCTCGAAAAGTTGCCTTATGAAATCAGAATAAAAACCAGCATAATTAATTATATAAAATATCGAAGTCGTCTTTCAAAAAGCGGTATTGTCAGTATTATCTCTGCCCTCAGCAAAGGTGGCTACATCGAGGTCTGCAGAGGGAAACTGATTTCAATTTGTCGTAAACTGCCTAAGAAATACTGAGCTCTGCCCGCGCCGGAAAATGCCACCGGCGCGGAAATTAACAAAAAAAGCAATTTTGTCATGTTGATGAACGAAAAGGCGTCAGAAGGTATATAAAATCGCCGCTGACGCCGTCGCCTGATTACGGCGAAACACGATCGGGCTGTCAGCGGCGTGATCGTCGAGCCACCTATAGCCGCCGGTCATTGCAAAGCAGGTCATGTGCATTATCAATTTTCTGGTTATCATGAATTCCTCGTTACCCGTTATTGTCTGACGTTCCGCAAGGGGTCCAGGGCGCGTCTTAAGCAGGAAGTATGAAGAGGCAGTGTCAATAAACTGCTTGGGAATTATGAAGAAACTGTCAAGGTTACCTAAATGCAGACTAAACGAGTGCTGGTTATTGAAGATGACGCCGATGCGGCTGGCGTTCTGGTGGTGATCGTCATATCGGCCGGTTGCAGGGTATGATCGACGGCGTGTTCAATCCTGAGCCTGATCAGCTAAACATGGTGATGAAGCAGCTTCAGCACCTCAGCCGTCTGACCGACGAACTTCATCTGCTGTCTCTGGCGGATGCCGGTCAGCGTTCCCTGAACAAGAGTGCCATCGATCTGAGAGAACTGTTGCAGGAGCGCGCCATCTGGCTGACTCCTCGCCCCCGCCCGCAGCCGTTGCAGACGTCTGGTATCAGGTACGTAAAAAAATGCAGGATATCAGCCCGACGCGGCCGCAGGGGGTTCAGGGCGTATCGGTTAACGATGAATTTTCCGATACTTTTGGCACGATTTACGGGTTTACTGCCGAAGGGTATAGCGCAAGAGAACTGCGTGAGCAGGTGGAGCAAATCCGCCGTAGCCTCATGTCGCTGCCGGATATCGGCAAAATCAATCTTATCGGCATTCAGGAAGAGCAGATTGTTATCGCGTTCTCGCCCCGTAAACTGGCCGGAATGGGTATCGACCTGCAACAGGTCACCGATGCCCTCAAGGCGCAAAATGCAGTGGTGCCCGCCGGAACGTTACGCACTGACAAAGAAAATATTGCCCTGCGGGCCAGTGGCGCGCTGAATTCTGAAGACAGTCTGCGTGCCGTGACGCTGCACATCGCCGGTCGTTATATTCCGCTGACCGACGTCGCCACGATTGACCGTCAGAGCCAGACGCCGCCCGCCCTCGCGTTTCGCGTTAACGGTCAGCCCGCGATCGGTCTGGCGATTTCAATGGCAGCGACCGGCAATATGACTGACTTTGGTAAAGCTATCAATCAGCAGATGGCCAGCATCGGACAGCGCCTGCCGCATGGGATTGAGATGACCAAAGTGGCCGATCAGTCCGCTGTCGTGCAACAGGCAGTCAGCGGATTTCTTCGGGTACTGCTTGAGGCTGTCGCCATCGTACTGGCAGTCTCTTTCATTTCGCTGGGAATGCGGGCGGGCCTGGTGGTTGCGGCGGCGATCACGCTGGTGCTGGCCATGACCTTCGTGGGCATGATGCTGGCGGGTATCGGGCTGCAACGTATCTCACTCGGCGCGCTGATCATTGCGCTCGGATTGTTGGTTGATGACGCAATGATTACCGTGGAAGCCATGGTGGCGCGGCTCGAAGCCGGTAATACCCGCTGGCACGCCGCAACCTATGCGTTCAAAACGACGGCTTTTCCTATGCTCACCGGCACGCTGGTCATGATCGCCGGATTTATTCCGGTCGGCTTCGCCGTCTCCAGCGCCGGAGAATATTGTTTATCCCTGTTTGCCGTGGTGCTGATTTCCCTACTCAGCTCCTGGGTCGTCGCTGTGCTGTTTTCGCCTCTGATGGGCACATGGCTGCTTTCTGGCAAAAAAATGCATCAGCAGGCTGAACCGGGAAAGCTGGCTGGGGTTTATCAGGCCATCTTGCAATCCGTCCTGCGAAACCGCCTATTCGCAATGCGGTTATTCTCATCAACAAGGTGGATAACAACCGTCGGTCAGGCATGGTGAACGACGAAGCCATTATCACCGCCGCCGCTCACCGTGCTCGCCCTATCGTCCTCACCGCCTGCGCCGCGATCCTCGGGATGCTCCCCATTTCCCATCAGGTATTTTGGGGGCCGATGGCCCTGGCGTTTATCGGCGGACTGTTTGTTGCCACGCTGGTTACGCTGACGGTGCTGCCTGCGGCAATGAGTCTGGTGATGGCTATCGGTGATAAATACAAGAAAAGCGTTAGTGACATTAATAACTGCTAATTAGCGGTTATTAGTTATCTGAATAATACAAATCGATATCATCATTTTAATGATTATATTTAATGCGTTTTAATTTTTAATATTACAACCTGGATCAATGATTAACAGAGATTTAAGAATAATATGAACCTCCTCATTGATAATCAGGATGATATTAAATGAAGAATGAATTAGATGTCCGGGTACCGCCAGATGAACTCCGGCAAACCAGTTCGGCAGCGGGCTATCTGGGCGATTACCTGCGCGGCAATGTACCGGTGAATCAGTTGATACCGCAGCATGAATATATTCTCGATACTTTAGGGCTGGAGGCGGTGTTTGAGAAAAATACCACGCACATTATGCTGCTCACACTTGATGAAGCCGATGCGGTACTCAACCAGCTACTGGTTTCCGGGGATCCGATAGCCACCTACGCAGGAAATATCAATGATACTTATGGGGGTATTAAAAACATTCGGAAACTGACCACGCATTTTAACAGCTCCCAGCAGCTTATTTTTCGATTTAAGAGTTTAGGTATTAAAGCCTTTATCTATAAGTATAAAGGTATCGAGTATGTCAAAATCACGGGCAGAGCCGGGATCCGCCGTATCCTGAAAGGCACCCGCTACGCCATCAATAATCCGCAAGTATTGGAACTGGGCATTGGTACCGCCGGTAAAAATGCCGGGATCATCAGCGGTGCCCGCTTTTGTATCTGGTTCTCTTTAGGCTATCGCGCGATTGAACTCATTTTTAAAAATGAATATACCGTCATTGATTTCGTAGGGGACATTACGATAGATATGGCGAAGATTATTGTGACGATTTTTGTGGCGAAGCTTGCATTTGCATTAATCGCAGGCATAGCAATCATGACTGGCGTGACATTGCCTATTTCAGCAGGTATTTTTATTATAGTCACAATCGGTTTTGTAATCACCTTGGCGCTGGATTCATTGGATAAGAAATTCCATATCTCTGAAGAGGTTAAAATCCTCATAGATAAAGGATTGAAAGAAAGAGTTTTAATTGAAGAATGGAATATAAGGAATCATCCATTCTCTACTTCACCTAAAAGTATTTGGTAACCATATGAGCTCTGGATATAAGAATGTATTATACTTGTCATTGTTGGTAACTGTTTTCCCTATATTGCTTTTCTTTCTTTTTCGTTATTGCATTAATGACTTAATATTGTTGTTTAGTGGTACTGGTGTTGTTTATTATAACTGGAGAGTGATTCCAATCTTATCTTCAGCTCCTTTCATGATTTACCTTGAACTGCTGTTTATAAGTTGTTTCTTTACTGAAGATAAGAAAGCCAGCCCACTGCTGTTGAAATACATGCTACATATGACAATTATTTATTGTTTCGTATTTTTCTCATCTTTAATAGCGTGCCCCTTGATCAACATCGGTTTTGCCTTTTCCTCCTATCATTCCTGCCCCGTCGGCGGTGCATTCTCGGGTGTTTATTATGTGAAAGATAAGAGTAAATGTTTTGAGATAACCGGCGTGGAAGCATGGGGTAAAATAAATGGCCCTAACGCGAATAAGCTTTCAGAATAATTGCGAATTATTATTTCAAAAAAGTTGAGCCAGGTAACTCATATGCGAGACAAAACAAAAGGCATCTGTTGTTTGTATGTACTAGTAATATCCCTGCCGTTCATCATTTATTTTTTTGGCACTGTTTGTAGTACAGACTTCTTAAATTTATTCTCTGGCAGTGATGTTATTTATTTTAACTGGCGTGCACTCCCTATACTGACCAGCATACCCATGATGATCTATTTTGAGATTCTTTTCATCAGTTGTTTCTTTTCAAAGGACTGGAAGGCACATCCGGCTATACTTAAGTACATGCTTCATATTACTGCATTCACTATCTTTACCTTTTTCCCTGCTGTTTTCGCAGGGCCATTAATCAACATCGGTTTTGCCTTTTCCTCCTATCATTCCTGCCCCGTCGGCGGTGCATTCTCGGGTGTTTATTATGTGAAAGATAAGAGTAAATGTTTTGAGATAACCGGCGTGAAAGCATGGGGAGCAGAGAAAATCCATAAAGATAACAAAACTTCTGAGTTAAAACACAATGAATAATTCAAACAAAACAAATGAAACACTAAACTCTAAAAAAAATATCATAGCCAGAATAATCGCTGTTATTATTTTCCCGTTACCTTTGCCTTTTCTTGTTGCTTTGACATTACAAGATATCCTTAAACTCCTGTCATTAGGAGATGTAATCTATTTCAACTGGAGGAGTTTACCCATTTTGACTGTGATGCCATTATATTTAGCCTATGAATTTGTTTTTTTGAGTTCATTTTTCACCAGAAATAAAAAGGTAGATCCAAGCTTAATTAAATATGTAGATAAAATCGGAATGATTACCTGTATAATTTTCTTTATATCGGTATTACTAGGACCTGTCATAAACATCGCTTTTGCCTTTTCATCCTATCATTCCTGCCCCGTCGGCGGTGCATTCTCGGGTGTTTATTATGTGAAAGATAAGAGTAAATGTTTTGAAATAACCGGCGTGAAACCGTGGGGGAAAAGTGACAGTGAAAAACGGAACTGAACAGCAAAATATGCATGTTACTTTCCAAAAACTGGCAGGGAGCATCTTACGCCTGCCAGTATGGATAAATTATTTACATCACTCTGTCATTCCATAAGCTGTAAGCGCTTGTGCCTGTCGAGATATGTTCCCAGGTTATAGTTTCATAGGACAGCGTAACAACTTCCTGAGGTTGTCCCTGGCTGTCATATATTCAGATTTGCAATCACTTAAAAGGTTCATTAAATAAAGCCCATGAAAAGCAAATCAAATACTCACCAACGGTGAATTATTTTTATTTGATATGAATTATCAGATATATCTCTGAGTTTATGACTTTCTAAAAAAACACGAATAAATAATGGATCAGGACGATATTCAGCCGCGTATTCATTCCCTCGCCGCGCAGCTGAAGTATTCCTTGTCCCTACCGGCTCGCCAGCTGATTGGCCAGCGTTTCAATGCGCTCGGCCATTTGTTTGGTCAGCGAGGTGAGTTCGATGTTTTGCTGGATCAGAACCAGCATCTGCGCGGAATTTTGTTCGGCGACGGTCTGGCGCTGCGCCATGGCATCGTCGAGGTCTTCGCGGTGCTGGGCATCTGCCAGCGCATGAGCCTGATCACGTTCGGCCTGGCGGGTCTGGGCGAGGAGGATCAGCGGCGCAGCGTAGGCGGCCTGTAAGCTAAAGGCCAGATTCAGCAGGATAAACGGATAGGGGTCAAATTTAGACATGCCGGAGACGTTGAGATAAATCCACACGGCCACGATCACCGTTTGCCCCACCAGAAACGCCGGGGTCCCGAAAAAACGGGCGAAGGCTTCGGCTTTCAGCGCAAACCATTGTTCTCCGAAAGTATGGGTGATGC
Above is a window of Enterobacteriaceae bacterium Kacie_13 DNA encoding:
- a CDS encoding diaminobutyrate--2-oxoglutarate transaminase; its protein translation is MMTDKVRIDNLGANSLHGNNETYLARQAEFESNVRSYPRKLPLAIAKANGVWITDVEDNQYLDCLAGAGTLALGHNHPDVLQSIQTVITSGLPLHTLDLTTPLKDQFSEYLLSLLPQQGKEYCLQFTGPSGADAVEAALKLAKKYTGRSGVISFSGGYHGMTHGALAVTGNLSPKEAVNGMMPEVQFMPYPHQYRCPLGIGGDAGVKALTYYFDNLINDVESGVRKPAAVILEAVQGEGGVNPAPAEWLQRIRKVTQEHGILLILDEVQAGFCRTGKQFAFEHAGIEPDIIVMSKAVGGGLPLAVLGIKKQFDAWSPGHHTGTFRGNQLAMATGLTTLKILKEEKIAEKVAAQGEWLKGKLADMQKRYPVIGNVRGLGLMIGIEIVKPNEAQDHMGCYPADGDLSALLQKKCFEAGLILERGGRNGCVLRLLPSLLITNDELGIFLDKFEQALLAAGVKPV
- a CDS encoding MMPL family transporter, which produces MRPAKPPIRNAVILINKVDNNRRSGMVNDEAIITAAAHRARPIVLTACAAILGMLPISHQVFWGPMALAFIGGLFVATLVTLTVLPAAMSLVMAIGDKYKKSVSDINNC
- a CDS encoding DUF1240 domain-containing protein, whose translation is MNNSNKTNETLNSKKNIIARIIAVIIFPLPLPFLVALTLQDILKLLSLGDVIYFNWRSLPILTVMPLYLAYEFVFLSSFFTRNKKVDPSLIKYVDKIGMITCIIFFISVLLGPVINIAFAFSSYHSCPVGGAFSGVYYVKDKSKCFEITGVKPWGKSDSEKRN
- a CDS encoding DUF1240 domain-containing protein codes for the protein MRDKTKGICCLYVLVISLPFIIYFFGTVCSTDFLNLFSGSDVIYFNWRALPILTSIPMMIYFEILFISCFFSKDWKAHPAILKYMLHITAFTIFTFFPAVFAGPLINIGFAFSSYHSCPVGGAFSGVYYVKDKSKCFEITGVKAWGAEKIHKDNKTSELKHNE
- a CDS encoding DUF1240 domain-containing protein, whose translation is MSSGYKNVLYLSLLVTVFPILLFFLFRYCINDLILLFSGTGVVYYNWRVIPILSSAPFMIYLELLFISCFFTEDKKASPLLLKYMLHMTIIYCFVFFSSLIACPLINIGFAFSSYHSCPVGGAFSGVYYVKDKSKCFEITGVEAWGKINGPNANKLSE
- a CDS encoding DUF1003 domain-containing protein produces the protein MQPSKKFRIYKPLKGITHTFGEQWFALKAEAFARFFGTPAFLVGQTVIVAVWIYLNVSGMSKFDPYPFILLNLAFSLQAAYAAPLILLAQTRQAERDQAHALADAQHREDLDDAMAQRQTVAEQNSAQMLVLIQQNIELTSLTKQMAERIETLANQLASR